In one Achromobacter spanius genomic region, the following are encoded:
- a CDS encoding ribonucleoside triphosphate reductase: MVSDMLLPHDLPPNVPAPPAAFDRNKLVDVESAMEEYLDQRDWRVNANANLGYSLGGLILNVAGKVTANYWLSHVFTPEAGQAHRDGDLHIHDLDMLSGYCAGWSLRQLLTEGFNGVPSKVESTPPKHMSAAIGQIVNFLGTLQNEWAGAQAFSSFDTYMAPFIRRDAMTYADVKQAMQELIFNLNVPSRWGTQTPFTNLTFDWTCPADLKEQVPYVGGEEMPFTYGELQAEMDMINRAYIEVMMAGDARGRVFTFPIPTYNITPDFDWSHPNTTRLFEMTARYGLPYFQNFLNSDLEPHMVRSMCCRLQLDLRELLKRGNGLFGSAEQTGSVGVVTINCARLGHTCRGDEARLMQRLDHLLELGRDVLETKRCVVQRYIDQGLYPYTRRYLGTLRNHFSTLGVNGINEMIRNFTNDADDVTTPAGHALAVRLLDHVRERMTEFQEQTGHLYNLEATPAEGTTYRFAREDRKRFPGILQAGSDAQPYYTNSSQLPVGHTDDPFYALQLQETLQGKYTGGTVLHLYMNEAVSSAQACKELVRRALSNFRLPYITVTPTFSICPHHGYLAGHHDVCPKCEAEGNTPEPVHCEVWTRVMGYHRPVSSFNTGKQGEFHERRFFVEQH; the protein is encoded by the coding sequence ATGGTGTCCGACATGCTGCTTCCGCACGATCTCCCCCCTAACGTCCCAGCCCCTCCCGCTGCATTCGACCGCAACAAGCTGGTCGATGTGGAAAGCGCCATGGAGGAATACCTGGACCAACGCGATTGGCGCGTCAACGCCAATGCCAACCTGGGCTACAGCCTGGGCGGCCTGATCCTGAACGTGGCCGGCAAGGTCACGGCCAACTATTGGCTGTCGCATGTGTTCACGCCCGAAGCGGGTCAGGCGCACCGCGATGGCGACCTCCACATCCACGACCTGGACATGCTTAGCGGCTATTGCGCGGGATGGTCCTTGCGCCAACTGCTGACCGAAGGCTTCAACGGCGTGCCCAGCAAGGTGGAATCCACGCCGCCCAAGCATATGTCGGCGGCCATCGGCCAGATCGTCAACTTTCTGGGCACGCTGCAAAACGAATGGGCGGGCGCGCAAGCCTTCAGTTCGTTCGATACCTACATGGCCCCGTTCATCCGCCGCGACGCCATGACCTACGCGGACGTGAAGCAGGCCATGCAGGAACTGATTTTCAACTTGAACGTGCCTAGCCGCTGGGGCACGCAAACGCCCTTCACCAACCTGACCTTCGACTGGACCTGCCCCGCCGACCTGAAAGAACAGGTGCCCTACGTGGGCGGCGAGGAAATGCCGTTCACCTATGGCGAACTGCAAGCAGAAATGGACATGATCAACCGCGCCTACATCGAAGTGATGATGGCCGGCGACGCCCGGGGCCGCGTGTTCACCTTCCCGATTCCCACCTACAACATCACGCCGGACTTTGATTGGAGCCACCCCAACACCACGCGCCTGTTCGAGATGACGGCGCGCTACGGGCTGCCCTATTTCCAGAACTTCCTGAATTCGGATCTGGAACCGCACATGGTGCGGTCCATGTGCTGCCGCCTGCAACTGGACCTGCGCGAATTGCTCAAGCGCGGCAACGGCCTGTTCGGTTCGGCCGAGCAGACCGGATCCGTGGGAGTCGTCACCATCAACTGCGCGCGGCTGGGCCATACCTGCCGGGGCGATGAAGCCCGGCTGATGCAACGGCTAGACCACCTGCTGGAGCTTGGCCGTGACGTGCTGGAAACCAAGCGCTGCGTGGTGCAGCGCTACATCGACCAAGGCCTGTACCCCTACACCCGCCGCTACCTGGGCACCTTGCGCAACCACTTCAGCACGCTGGGCGTAAACGGCATCAACGAGATGATCCGCAACTTCACCAACGACGCCGACGACGTCACCACGCCGGCCGGCCACGCGCTGGCGGTGCGCCTGTTGGACCACGTGCGCGAGCGCATGACCGAATTCCAGGAACAGACCGGGCACCTGTACAACCTGGAAGCCACACCCGCCGAGGGCACCACCTACCGCTTCGCGCGCGAAGACCGCAAGCGCTTTCCCGGCATCTTGCAGGCGGGTAGCGATGCGCAGCCTTACTACACCAACTCCAGCCAATTGCCGGTGGGCCATACCGACGACCCCTTCTACGCGCTGCAATTGCAGGAAACGCTGCAAGGCAAATACACGGGTGGCACCGTGCTGCACCTGTACATGAACGAGGCCGTGTCATCGGCCCAGGCATGCAAGGAATTGGTGCGCCGCGCGCTGTCGAACTTCCGGCTGCCCTACATCACCGTCACACCCACGTTTTCCATCTGCCCCCACCACGGGTATCTGGCTGGGCACCACGACGTCTGCCCCAAGTGCGAGGCCGAAGGCAACACCCCCGAACCGGTGCACTGCGAGGTCTGGACCCGCGTCATGGGCTATCACCGTCCCGTGTCGTCCTTCAACACCGGCAAACAAGGCGAATTCCATGAACGCCGCTTCTTCGTCGAACAACACTGA
- a CDS encoding DUF3325 domain-containing protein gives MNLNDVFAIAVALLLTYAGMACLSLAMPRHYDQVWGRDPSAGHTRVLRGAGVLLLALALLPCVGLWGNTVGVVAWLGWLSAGALLWVGMLSWAPRPAARTAALAVAISLAGIGIGF, from the coding sequence ATGAACCTGAACGACGTATTCGCCATTGCAGTGGCTTTGTTGCTGACCTATGCGGGCATGGCCTGCCTGAGCCTGGCCATGCCACGCCATTACGATCAGGTCTGGGGTCGCGATCCGTCGGCGGGCCACACGCGCGTGCTGCGCGGCGCGGGCGTGCTGTTGCTGGCGCTGGCCTTGCTGCCTTGTGTGGGCCTGTGGGGCAACACAGTGGGTGTGGTGGCGTGGCTGGGCTGGCTGTCGGCGGGCGCGTTGCTATGGGTGGGCATGCTGTCTTGGGCGCCCCGCCCTGCCGCCCGCACCGCTGCGCTGGCCGTGGCCATTTCCTTGGCGGGTATTGGCATCGGCTTCTGA
- a CDS encoding serine hydrolase domain-containing protein, which yields MPLTPALKTHLMRFYDGTLLPDELALALSSDPGWFASDTVARGERVRDLPLRPGGMPALRIQDQGRVFDLYDYLATNGVAGLLVMKDGQVAFETYQRGIAPETRWNSCSLAKSVAATLVGVALKEGLIHSLDDPVTRYADLGGVYRQVTLRQMLRMCSGVQWNEDYGDAASERRQLLDIQTRWQAGGIRDFMKGLPARQPAGQAWAYNTGESYLLSAVMEGATGQRLVDYLQSRLWSRIGMESDATWWAECPGGMTISGSGMNATLRDYARFGQFVLEGGQLDGERLLPEDWVAQAGTPYRIGDTEIPYGYMWWVPELKDPALAGAFQAEGIYGQFIHINPAHKLVVVVLSARGKPSYKKRVEINDDAFFAALARAF from the coding sequence ATGCCCCTGACGCCCGCCCTGAAGACGCATCTGATGCGGTTCTACGACGGAACCCTGCTCCCCGACGAACTTGCGCTGGCGCTGTCCAGCGACCCCGGCTGGTTTGCGTCCGACACCGTGGCGCGCGGCGAGCGCGTGCGTGATCTGCCACTGCGGCCCGGCGGCATGCCCGCCTTGCGCATCCAGGATCAAGGGCGTGTGTTCGACCTGTACGACTATCTGGCCACCAACGGCGTGGCCGGCCTGTTGGTGATGAAGGACGGGCAAGTCGCGTTCGAGACCTATCAGCGTGGCATCGCGCCTGAAACGCGCTGGAACTCGTGTTCGCTGGCCAAGTCGGTGGCGGCGACGCTAGTGGGCGTGGCGCTCAAGGAAGGGCTGATCCACTCGCTGGACGATCCGGTGACGCGGTACGCGGACTTGGGCGGGGTCTATCGCCAAGTTACGCTGCGCCAGATGTTGCGCATGTGCTCGGGCGTGCAATGGAACGAGGACTACGGCGACGCGGCCTCCGAGCGCCGTCAATTGCTAGACATCCAGACCCGCTGGCAAGCAGGCGGCATCCGAGACTTCATGAAAGGCCTGCCCGCGCGCCAACCGGCGGGCCAGGCCTGGGCGTACAACACGGGGGAATCGTATCTGCTGAGCGCGGTGATGGAAGGCGCAACGGGCCAGCGGCTGGTCGACTACCTGCAGTCGCGGCTGTGGTCGCGCATCGGCATGGAATCCGACGCGACCTGGTGGGCGGAATGCCCCGGCGGCATGACGATCTCGGGCAGCGGCATGAATGCCACCCTGCGTGACTACGCACGGTTCGGGCAATTCGTCCTGGAAGGCGGGCAACTGGATGGCGAACGCCTGCTGCCCGAGGACTGGGTGGCGCAGGCAGGAACCCCGTACCGTATTGGCGACACTGAAATTCCCTACGGCTACATGTGGTGGGTGCCAGAGTTGAAGGACCCCGCCCTGGCCGGCGCCTTCCAGGCAGAAGGCATCTATGGGCAGTTCATCCACATCAACCCGGCGCACAAGCTCGTTGTCGTGGTGCTGAGCGCGCGCGGCAAACCCAGCTATAAGAAGCGCGTCGAGATCAACGACGACGCCTTCTTCGCGGCGCTGGCCCGGGCGTTCTAA
- a CDS encoding PLP-dependent aminotransferase family protein, with protein sequence MNDPSNTGKRPRGAPIAESLAKLIGQQIADGVYRPGDKLPSLRELSQLHRYAKNTVVVAFEMLVAQGLVEPRRGSGFFVLAGDFARKAADEEPGQLSRAMDIVWLMREQLKTQPDAVQAGDGFPPVEWLADMRMDRYHQKVVRTGLGALFRYGSRFGYAPLRESLVRKLGDVGVNVAPSQLVLTHGANEAMDLVIRYFVPPGATVLVDDPGYYPLFGKLKLAGVRMLGVPRLSDGPDVAALEALLQREKPRLFFTQSLAHNPTGSDISLAKAYKVLQLSERYNLMIVENDALADFKPTSAVRLSALDQLERTIYIGSFSKSFSAALRVGFIACNAALASDLADLKALVHVSSSEYCERMVDVMLREGHYERHLARLRQRLEAATGHALQVLDALGAEVYSRPTSSLYLWSSFPGVADSLTLATDLMPEKVIMAPGRVFSVDPTAVSPWSRCNVGAIGSPRFRATLEAALAARR encoded by the coding sequence ATGAATGACCCCAGCAACACCGGTAAACGGCCGCGCGGCGCGCCCATTGCGGAAAGCCTGGCCAAGCTGATCGGCCAGCAGATTGCCGATGGCGTCTACCGCCCGGGCGACAAACTGCCGTCGCTGCGCGAACTGTCGCAATTGCATCGCTACGCCAAGAACACCGTGGTGGTGGCGTTTGAAATGCTGGTGGCCCAGGGGCTGGTCGAACCGCGCCGGGGCTCGGGCTTCTTCGTGCTGGCCGGCGATTTCGCGCGCAAGGCGGCCGACGAGGAACCCGGCCAATTGAGCCGCGCCATGGACATCGTCTGGCTGATGCGTGAACAGCTCAAGACGCAGCCCGACGCGGTCCAGGCCGGCGATGGCTTTCCGCCCGTGGAATGGCTGGCCGACATGCGCATGGACCGCTATCACCAAAAGGTGGTGCGCACTGGGCTGGGCGCCTTGTTCCGCTACGGCAGCCGCTTTGGCTACGCGCCGCTGCGCGAAAGCCTGGTGCGCAAGCTGGGTGACGTGGGCGTGAATGTGGCGCCGTCGCAGTTGGTGCTGACGCATGGCGCCAACGAGGCGATGGACCTGGTGATCCGCTACTTTGTGCCGCCGGGCGCCACCGTGCTGGTGGACGACCCGGGCTATTACCCGCTATTCGGCAAGCTGAAGCTGGCGGGCGTGCGCATGCTGGGCGTGCCGCGTTTGTCGGATGGGCCGGACGTGGCGGCGCTGGAAGCCTTGTTGCAGCGCGAGAAGCCGCGCTTGTTCTTTACGCAGTCGCTGGCGCACAACCCGACCGGGTCGGACATCTCGCTGGCCAAGGCCTATAAGGTGCTGCAGTTGTCCGAGCGCTACAACCTGATGATCGTGGAAAACGATGCGCTGGCGGACTTCAAGCCCACGTCGGCGGTGCGGCTGTCGGCGCTGGACCAGTTGGAACGCACCATCTACATCGGCAGCTTTTCAAAGTCGTTCTCGGCGGCGTTGCGCGTGGGCTTCATCGCCTGCAACGCGGCGCTGGCCAGCGACCTGGCCGACTTGAAGGCGCTGGTGCACGTCAGCAGTTCGGAATACTGCGAGCGCATGGTGGATGTGATGCTGCGCGAAGGGCACTACGAGCGCCATCTGGCGCGCTTGCGCCAACGGCTGGAGGCCGCCACCGGCCATGCCTTGCAGGTGTTGGATGCGCTGGGCGCCGAGGTGTATTCGCGGCCGACCAGTTCCTTGTATCTCTGGTCATCGTTTCCCGGCGTGGCGGACTCGTTGACGCTGGCGACGGATTTGATGCCCGAGAAAGTCATCATGGCGCCGGGCCGCGTGTTCAGCGTGGATCCCACGGCGGTGTCGCCGTGGTCGCGGTGCAATGTGGGCGCGATCGGGTCGCCGCGTTTTCGGGCCACGTTGGAAGCGGCGCTGGCGGCGCGGCGTTAG
- a CDS encoding hydroxymethylglutaryl-CoA reductase, degradative yields MVADSRLPNFRALTPAQRLAAIAQAAALTPDEQQLLAQPGALGLDRADGMIENVIGAFELPLGVAGNFQVNGRDVLVPMAVEEPSVVAAASYMAKLARECGGFETSSTRPLMRAQVQVLGLTDPHGARLALLRERERILTLANGRDKVLIELGGGCQDIDVHVFADTPRGPMIVLHLIVDVRDAMGANTVNTMAEAVAPLVEEITGGSVRLRILSNLADLRLARARVRLTPQVLDTKDRSGADIIEGVLDAYTFAAVDPYRAATHNKGIMNGIDPVIVATGNDWRAVEAGAHAYAARSGRYTSLTTWEKDGSGALVGTIEMPMPVGLVGGATKTHPLARLALKIMDVRSAQELGEVAVAVGLAQNLGALRALATEGIQRGHMALHARNIALVAGAVGAEIDTVAKRMAEEKDVRTDRALALLEELRAKK; encoded by the coding sequence ATCGTGGCCGATTCACGCCTACCCAACTTCCGCGCGCTGACCCCCGCACAACGCCTGGCCGCCATTGCCCAGGCCGCCGCGCTGACCCCCGATGAACAACAGTTGCTGGCCCAGCCCGGCGCGCTGGGACTGGACCGTGCCGACGGCATGATCGAAAACGTCATCGGCGCTTTCGAACTGCCGCTGGGCGTGGCGGGCAACTTCCAGGTCAATGGCCGCGACGTGCTGGTGCCCATGGCCGTGGAAGAACCGTCGGTGGTGGCGGCGGCGTCCTACATGGCCAAGCTGGCGCGCGAATGCGGCGGCTTTGAAACGTCCAGCACGCGCCCCTTGATGCGCGCGCAGGTGCAGGTGCTGGGCCTGACCGACCCGCACGGCGCGCGGCTGGCGCTGCTGCGCGAACGTGAACGCATCCTGACGCTGGCCAACGGCCGCGACAAGGTGCTGATAGAGCTGGGCGGCGGCTGCCAGGACATCGACGTGCATGTGTTCGCCGACACGCCGCGCGGCCCGATGATCGTGCTGCACCTGATCGTGGACGTGCGCGACGCCATGGGCGCCAACACCGTCAACACCATGGCCGAAGCCGTGGCGCCGCTGGTGGAAGAAATCACGGGCGGCTCGGTGCGCCTGCGCATCCTGTCCAACCTGGCCGACCTGCGCCTGGCGCGCGCCCGCGTGCGCCTGACGCCGCAAGTGCTGGACACCAAGGATCGCAGCGGCGCCGACATCATCGAAGGCGTGCTGGACGCCTACACCTTCGCCGCCGTCGACCCGTACCGCGCCGCCACGCACAACAAGGGCATCATGAACGGCATCGACCCCGTCATCGTGGCCACCGGTAACGATTGGCGCGCGGTGGAAGCCGGCGCGCACGCCTACGCCGCGCGCTCGGGCCGCTACACGTCACTGACCACCTGGGAAAAAGACGGGTCGGGCGCGCTGGTCGGCACCATCGAAATGCCCATGCCCGTGGGTCTGGTGGGCGGCGCCACCAAGACGCATCCGCTGGCCCGGCTGGCCTTGAAGATCATGGACGTGCGCTCGGCCCAAGAGCTGGGCGAAGTGGCGGTGGCCGTGGGCTTGGCGCAGAATCTGGGCGCGCTGCGCGCCCTGGCCACCGAAGGCATCCAACGCGGCCACATGGCCCTGCACGCGCGCAACATCGCGCTGGTGGCAGGCGCCGTGGGCGCCGAGATCGATACGGTCGCCAAGCGCATGGCCGAGGAAAAAGACGTACGCACAGACCGCGCGCTGGCCTTGCTGGAGGAACTGCGCGCCAAGAAATAA
- a CDS encoding PepSY-associated TM helix domain-containing protein, protein MAWLHTWVGLWFSWLLYAVFLTGSLALFAEPITHWMTPEHHAAEAAAADAAAADAAAAAQDRTPVDRARRLDLAVDYMARHHRGAGMWEIWPVNRHHDNGLSVYWFDKNGMYADAELDPATGAELDDHHDEAGRATLGGTHFVNFHYMLHESRFGVWIVAFATMAMLVALISGVVTHKRIFKDFFTFRAKKGQRSWLDAHNAVAVLTLPFQFMIAYTGIVISSAQLMPAPVVAQYGAGMEATRLYLAEMQGEERPVRTGQSLAMPPLEPLVARAESLIGQSARAIVIQNPEDSSMRVAVYGWNETSDALHNISATTGMAEFSAATGALLRMRPAGGVIGGAPALTRQVMGDLHMAPFGGLAVKWLYFVCGLAGAAMMGTGAVLFMVKRRAKLGNEFGAATARMYRLIEGLNVAALAGLAVACIGYFWANRLLPVALENRALWELRCFFGLWALMLAHAWLCRPRLAWTTQLGLLAALCLLLPVLSFATLGDHPVAQMARGDWESADVELTALAVGVLSAWAAIRLWKRPEPAPTRRTPRATQKAAA, encoded by the coding sequence ATGGCCTGGTTGCACACCTGGGTCGGCCTGTGGTTTTCGTGGCTGCTGTACGCGGTGTTCCTGACCGGATCGCTGGCCCTCTTCGCCGAACCCATCACCCATTGGATGACGCCCGAGCACCACGCGGCGGAAGCCGCGGCGGCCGATGCCGCGGCGGCCGATGCCGCGGCGGCCGCGCAAGACCGCACACCCGTGGACCGCGCACGCCGTCTGGACCTGGCCGTGGACTACATGGCGCGCCATCACCGGGGCGCGGGCATGTGGGAGATCTGGCCCGTTAACCGGCACCATGACAACGGTTTGTCGGTCTACTGGTTCGACAAGAACGGCATGTACGCCGACGCCGAACTGGACCCCGCCACGGGCGCCGAACTGGACGACCATCATGACGAAGCAGGCCGCGCCACCCTGGGCGGCACGCACTTCGTCAACTTCCACTACATGCTTCACGAAAGCCGCTTCGGCGTGTGGATCGTGGCGTTCGCCACCATGGCGATGCTGGTCGCGCTGATCTCGGGCGTGGTCACGCACAAGCGCATCTTCAAGGACTTCTTCACCTTCCGCGCCAAGAAAGGCCAGCGTTCCTGGCTGGACGCGCACAACGCCGTGGCGGTGCTGACGCTGCCCTTCCAGTTCATGATTGCCTACACCGGCATCGTGATTTCCAGTGCGCAACTGATGCCCGCCCCCGTCGTGGCGCAGTACGGGGCCGGCATGGAAGCCACCCGCCTTTACCTGGCCGAAATGCAGGGCGAAGAAAGGCCCGTGCGCACCGGCCAGTCCCTGGCCATGCCGCCGCTGGAACCGCTGGTGGCGCGTGCCGAATCCCTGATTGGCCAAAGCGCGCGCGCCATCGTCATCCAGAACCCCGAAGACAGTTCCATGCGCGTTGCGGTCTACGGCTGGAACGAAACCAGCGACGCCTTGCACAACATCAGCGCCACCACTGGCATGGCCGAGTTCTCGGCGGCCACGGGCGCACTGCTGCGCATGCGCCCGGCGGGCGGCGTCATCGGCGGCGCGCCGGCACTCACGCGCCAGGTCATGGGCGACCTGCACATGGCGCCGTTTGGCGGGCTGGCCGTGAAGTGGCTGTACTTCGTATGCGGCCTGGCCGGGGCCGCCATGATGGGCACGGGCGCCGTGCTGTTCATGGTGAAGCGGCGCGCCAAGCTGGGTAATGAATTCGGCGCCGCCACCGCGCGCATGTACCGCCTGATCGAAGGCCTGAATGTGGCCGCGCTTGCCGGTCTGGCGGTGGCCTGCATTGGCTACTTCTGGGCCAACCGCCTGCTGCCCGTCGCACTGGAAAACCGCGCCTTGTGGGAACTGCGCTGCTTTTTCGGGCTGTGGGCGTTGATGCTGGCGCATGCCTGGCTGTGTCGGCCCCGGCTTGCGTGGACGACCCAACTGGGCTTGCTGGCGGCGCTATGCCTGCTGCTGCCGGTGCTGTCATTCGCCACATTGGGCGACCACCCCGTGGCGCAGATGGCGCGCGGCGACTGGGAAAGCGCGGACGTGGAACTGACCGCCCTGGCCGTTGGCGTACTATCCGCCTGGGCAGCCATCCGTTTGTGGAAAAGGCCTGAGCCCGCGCCCACCCGGCGCACCCCTCGCGCGACTCAAAAGGCTGCGGCATGA